One Caulobacter segnis genomic window carries:
- a CDS encoding PaaI family thioesterase, whose protein sequence is MSDADTRLVSMLDAIPYARFLGVKAELAGDEMTAILPFAHHIVGNPMLPAIHGGVLGAFMEMTALAQLSVAAPMKRQPRTIDVSIEYLRSGRPLTTYARASIKKLGRRIANVHVEAWQETRSAPIATLRGLFLVAPSED, encoded by the coding sequence ATGAGCGACGCCGACACCCGCCTGGTCTCGATGCTGGACGCCATTCCCTACGCCCGCTTCCTGGGCGTGAAGGCCGAGCTGGCCGGGGACGAGATGACCGCCATCCTGCCGTTCGCCCACCACATCGTCGGCAATCCGATGCTGCCCGCCATCCACGGCGGGGTGCTGGGCGCCTTCATGGAGATGACCGCCCTGGCCCAGCTGTCGGTGGCCGCGCCGATGAAGCGCCAGCCGCGCACGATCGACGTCTCGATCGAGTACCTGCGCTCGGGCCGCCCCCTGACCACCTACGCCCGCGCCAGCATCAAGAAGCTGGGCCGGCGCATCGCCAACGTCCATGTCGAGGCCTGGCAGGAGACCCGTTCGGCCCCGATCGCCACCCTGCGTGGACTCTTTTTGGTGGCGCCCAGCGAGGATTAA